A genomic stretch from Ictalurus punctatus breed USDA103 chromosome 2, Coco_2.0, whole genome shotgun sequence includes:
- the LOC108274132 gene encoding uncharacterized protein LOC108274132 yields the protein MMTTLTVRLCFIAVVAAYSVQGSAPAMENGFVKMKKGQNFTMKCNTDDNEKDNLELYARLPGKHVVGVYDKQTNNVTLSNEYSKRVKISGPLQKVTMTISDLQLKDSGLYIGLYKKYDVEKKKEVEEEGCSILLFVNDVDKTYVQKSTGKESSAMSEPLVLISVLTACTMFVVFFLVMWVIAPKVKARCVNQADDASREYNPVYEDMHRVNKK from the exons ATGATGACAACTCTGACTGTAAGGTTGTGCTTTATTGCTGTTGTGGCTGCCTACAGCGTTCAAGGATCAG CCCCTGCGATGGAGAATGGTTTTGTAAAGATGAAAAAGGGGCAAAATTTTACCATGAAGTGCAACACGGACGACAATGAAAAAGATAATTTAGAACTATATGCACGGCTCCCAGGCAAGCATGTAGTGGGGGTCTATgacaaacaaactaacaatgTTACTCTCAGTAACGAGTACAGTAAAAGAGTGAAAATCAGTGGCCCCTTACAGAAAGTAACTATGACGATTAGTGACCTGCAGCTGAAAGACTCTGGACTGTACATAGGCCTGTATAAGAAATAtgatgtggagaaaaaaaaagaagtagaagaagaaggatGCAGCATTCTCCTGTTTGTCAATG ATGTGGATAAGACATATGTCCAAAAATCAACTGGTAAAGAGTCATCTGCCATGTCTGAGCCACTGGTACTCATCTCTGTCCTGACTGCATGCACTATGTTTGTAGTGTTTTTCCTGGTGATGTGGGTGATAGCACCCAAG gTGAAGGCCAGATGTGTGAATCAGGCAGATGATGCATCAAGAGAATATAACCCAGTCTATGAGGATATGCACCGTGTGAATAAGAAATAA